AGAAGAGAAGGTAAGGATATGACAATGGTGACGTATGGCAATACAACACATTTATGCCTGAAGGCTGCTGAAAAAATATCACAGGAACTCGGTAAGGAAATTGAGGTGATTGATCTGCGCTCCCTGATCCCTCTGGATAAAGAAGCCATCCTGGAATCCGTTAAAAAGACAAACCGGGTTTTGGTAGTCCATGAAGATAAAGTATTCGGAGGTTTCGGTGGAGAGATCGCAGCCATGATCGCCGGTGAAGCTTTTGAGTACCTCGATGCCCCTGTTTTCAGGGTCGGTTCAGAGTTTACCCCGGTTGGCTTTAACCGTATCCTGGAAAAAGCTATTCTGCCTGATACCGATAAAATTTATAAAGCAGCTAAAGAGTTGATCTCATATTGATGATGATTTTCAGAAAACCTTCATTTTACATAATGCTTATTGTTAAACGAATTTGTGCATCCGTAAGATGATAATGACGGGTTAACATTTTTTAACGGAAATTTGAGGTCTATGCCCTTGATTTTATTGTACTTTTGACCGGAAACCGGAAGGTTAATTCTGAGGGTAATATCCTGTGAATTATAAATACAGACATAAATAAACCTTTTAATATGAGCAGACCGAATTTTTTTATTCCCATTTTCATCGCTATTTCTATCATCTTCGTCTCTTTTACATCGTTTTCACAGTCGGCAGATATTAGGAAAAGCATACAGAAAATAGCCGGAGTGTTGCAACTGATCGATTACGCCTATGTGGATTCCGTTGATATGGATAAGCTTGTTGAGGATGCCATTATAGAAACTCTTCATGAGCTTGATCCCCATTCATCTTATATTCCTGCAGAAGACCTTGAAAGAACGGAAGAGGAACTGGTTGGGAGTTTCGAGGGGATAGGCGTTACTTTCCAGATTTTTCAGGATACCATCCTGGTCATTTCTCCCATTCCGGGGGGGCCATCGGAGAAAGTAGGCATCATGGCCGGTGACAAGATCATAAAAATTGACGGTGAAGATGCATACGGGAAGAAAATTGATAATGAATATGTTTTCAAACACTTGCGTGGAGAAAAAGGGACAAAAGTAGATGTAGGAATTTATCGTGCAGGAAAGAAAGAGCTAATTGATTATACGATCGTTCGCGATAAAATCCCTATTCATAGCATTGATGCTTCCTATATAATTGAACCTGGTGTGGGTTATATAAAACTCAACCGTTTTTCCAAGACTTCGACGGAGGAATTCCGGGAATCTGTGGCTGATCTGAAATCAAAAGGGATGAAGAAGCTTATTCTTGACCTTAGAGGCAACTCCGGGGGGTATTTGGGTATTGCCGTTGAACTTTCCGATGAGTTCCTTCCTTCCGGCCGCTTGATCGTTTATACCGAGGGTTTGAAAAGCCCCAGGGAAGAATTTGATGCTACCTCTGCAGGCAGTTTTGAAAAGGGTGACCTGATCGTAATGATCGATGAAGGCTCAGCCTCAGCCAGCGAGATTGTTTCAGGGGCTGTTCAGGATTGGGACCGGGGCCTTATCCTGGGCCGGAGATCGTTCGGTAAGGGGTTGGTGCAGCGTCCTTTCGAACTGCTCGACGGTTCCGTGATGCGACTGACCACGGCCAGGTATTATACTCCTACCGGCAGAAGCATTCAGCGCCCGTATGAAAATGGTTTTGACGATTATTACAAGGATTATGTGGAGCGATGGGACAGGGGGGAGATGATACACTCCGACAGCATTCATTTTCCCGATTCTTTGAAGTTTTATACTCCGGGAAACCGTATTGTTTATGGAGGTGGAGGCATCATGCCCGATATCTTCATTCCCTGGGATTCGACATGGATCTCTGATTATTATATCAACCTTCGGAGAAAAGGTATCCTTAACCAGTTCACCATCCAATATGTTAACAGTCACCGGAAAGAGATCCTGAAAAAATACCCGACCCCGGAAGAATATCGCGATAAATACCAGATCACGAATGATATAATGCAACAGTTTATCGACCTGGGAAAAGAGGAAGGTGTGGAATACGATGAGAAAGGTTACGAAGCAAGCGAAGCCGTGCTAAAATCCCAGATTAAAGCCTGGATGGCACGTAATCTTTGGGATGTGAACGCATCCTACATGGTTTTTTCCGAAACCGACGATGCCCTGCAGGAAGCCTTGAAAATCCTGGAAGACGGAACACTTTTCGTGGAGTTGAAAATTCGTCGTTGAAGCTTGCCAGATAACTGAAATATTTGCATACATTTGTCTGGATTAAAAATTGAAACCCGGATAGAATATGGCAAATTTATCGACCCGTTATATGGGCCTGGAGCTCAGGAATCCTATTATTGTCGGAAGTTCAGGATTAACCGCCACGGTTGAAAATATTAAAACCCTTGAAGAAAAAGGAGCAGCCGCTGTTGTCCTGAAATCCTTGTTTGAAGAACAGATCAATTTCCTGATCAATAAAACCATGAGCCAGGATGAATCCGTTAACGCTTATCCCGAAGCAATGGATTACATCAGCAATTATACTCGTGATAATGATGTTGATAATTACCTGAAGCTCATCAGGGAAGCCAAAGAGGCCGTAAAAATCCCCGTTATTGCCAGTATTAACTGCATTTCTTCCCAGGAATGGACCACCTTTGCCCGGAAAATGCAGGATGCCGGAGCCGATGGAATTGAACTGAACATATTTATTCTTCCTGCAGACCCTAAAAGAAACGGGGAAGAAAATGAAGCTGTGTATTTTCAGATCATCGAGAAAGTAAAGAAACAGGTTTCCATCCCGGTTGCTATCAAAATCAGCCATTATTTCAGTGGCTTTGCCAATACGGCGTTGAAGCTTTCCTGGACAGGCATATCAGGTATGGTTTTGTTTAACCGTTTCTTCTCACCCGATATCGATATTGATAAGATGAAGGTTACGGCAACCCACGTATTCAGCACCCCGGAAGAAATCTATAATACGCTGAGATGGGTAGCTTTGCTGTCGGATCGTCTGCATTGCGATATTGCTGCTTCCACCGGTATCCACGATGGAAAGGCCATGATCAAGCAACTTCTCGCAGGCGCCAAAGCTGTGCAGATTGCATCCGTTCTGTACCGCCATGGTTTTGATTCCATCCCGGCCATGTTGAAAGACCTGGAATCCTGGATGGATAAGCAAGGGTTTAAATCTACCTCTGATTTCATTGGCAAAATGAGTATCAAAGAGGCACAGAATCCTGCAGCTTATGAGAGGGTTCAGTTTATGAAGCATTTTGCGGGGATTGAATGATCTAAAAGGGACGCCATCCTACGGGACTCCATCCTACGGGACTCCATCCCCAAAGGTTGGAGTTTCACTAAAATGAGGTCTCTTCAAAGATTGGAACAATTTTTTCAATAACCATAGGAATTTTGCTGAGACCCATCTCACCACTTTCAAAATCCGATGCAGTAGTGACTACTACCAGGTTTAAATCCCTGATGATCATGATATACTGACCGCCATGGCCAAGCGCAATGATCAGATCATGCTTTTCAGGGGATGCAGCATTGGGTTCTTTCCACCATTGCAAATTGTTTTTGGAGTGATGCCACCATTGATAGCCGTAGTCAAAGAAATCACTTTCCTTCACCTGCGGTCCGGTAGACTCAAATATCCACTCCTTGGAAACAAGCTGTTTATCCTGCCACTCCCCATCGTTGAGAACCAGTAACCCGATTTTCGCCATATCCCTTGGCCGCAGGGATAGTCCTTCGCCACAACGCAGTATGTCGCTATTATGACTTTCCCAAATGTAATTTGTTATACCTAAAGGTGTGAAAAGAAACTCTTCTGCAAACAACAGAGGCTTTTTCCCCTCAAGATTTTCAATGATACCCCCAAGAAGAACAGAACAACCACTGTTATAATTGAATTTTTCACCCGGAATGGCTGCCATTGGCCGGCTTAAAATATACCCGAGACAATCTTCGGTTTTGTACATCTCAGGGGGATAATCATCCCACTCCAGGCCGGCTGTCATGGTTAAAATGTGTTTTAGCCTGATTTCCTCTCTTCCCTCAAACCGTAATGAATCATATTGCGGGAAAAAATCAAATACCGCTTGTTCAATGCTTATTTCCTGATGACGATCCAATGCGATCCCGAGCAGTAATGAGGTAACACTTTTCGTGCATGAACGAATGTGCTGAAGATCATCCCGGGTATAGTCATAAAAATATTCTTCGACTATTAATTTGTTGTTCCTAAGTATCAGGAGTGATTTTATCCTGCCGTATTTCTGGTCGATGATCTCTTTCATCAGATTTGAAACTGACGAAGAATCAACGGAAAAGTTATAGATTGATTCCGTGTTCAGGCCATCACC
This sequence is a window from Bacteroidota bacterium. Protein-coding genes within it:
- a CDS encoding S41 family peptidase is translated as MSRPNFFIPIFIAISIIFVSFTSFSQSADIRKSIQKIAGVLQLIDYAYVDSVDMDKLVEDAIIETLHELDPHSSYIPAEDLERTEEELVGSFEGIGVTFQIFQDTILVISPIPGGPSEKVGIMAGDKIIKIDGEDAYGKKIDNEYVFKHLRGEKGTKVDVGIYRAGKKELIDYTIVRDKIPIHSIDASYIIEPGVGYIKLNRFSKTSTEEFRESVADLKSKGMKKLILDLRGNSGGYLGIAVELSDEFLPSGRLIVYTEGLKSPREEFDATSAGSFEKGDLIVMIDEGSASASEIVSGAVQDWDRGLILGRRSFGKGLVQRPFELLDGSVMRLTTARYYTPTGRSIQRPYENGFDDYYKDYVERWDRGEMIHSDSIHFPDSLKFYTPGNRIVYGGGGIMPDIFIPWDSTWISDYYINLRRKGILNQFTIQYVNSHRKEILKKYPTPEEYRDKYQITNDIMQQFIDLGKEEGVEYDEKGYEASEAVLKSQIKAWMARNLWDVNASYMVFSETDDALQEALKILEDGTLFVELKIRR
- a CDS encoding dihydroorotate dehydrogenase-like protein translates to MANLSTRYMGLELRNPIIVGSSGLTATVENIKTLEEKGAAAVVLKSLFEEQINFLINKTMSQDESVNAYPEAMDYISNYTRDNDVDNYLKLIREAKEAVKIPVIASINCISSQEWTTFARKMQDAGADGIELNIFILPADPKRNGEENEAVYFQIIEKVKKQVSIPVAIKISHYFSGFANTALKLSWTGISGMVLFNRFFSPDIDIDKMKVTATHVFSTPEEIYNTLRWVALLSDRLHCDIAASTGIHDGKAMIKQLLAGAKAVQIASVLYRHGFDSIPAMLKDLESWMDKQGFKSTSDFIGKMSIKEAQNPAAYERVQFMKHFAGIE
- a CDS encoding beta-lactamase family protein; the protein is MKKPRLSLSAVILMITLSACINKGTTINVEGLWVSTDETSVLFEPWGQKVALLISRDSTKALNARGFFLKNGEFIADWNFTDVHYDPVAQKISLTDSDSDTLICILDNQNEMLKGAIHSVDEKNPLDFIRAGRNLENRILFPRVPDENEKIDYSCKRPEQTGDGLNTESIYNFSVDSSSVSNLMKEIIDQKYGRIKSLLILRNNKLIVEEYFYDYTRDDLQHIRSCTKSVTSLLLGIALDRHQEISIEQAVFDFFPQYDSLRFEGREEIRLKHILTMTAGLEWDDYPPEMYKTEDCLGYILSRPMAAIPGEKFNYNSGCSVLLGGIIENLEGKKPLLFAEEFLFTPLGITNYIWESHNSDILRCGEGLSLRPRDMAKIGLLVLNDGEWQDKQLVSKEWIFESTGPQVKESDFFDYGYQWWHHSKNNLQWWKEPNAASPEKHDLIIALGHGGQYIMIIRDLNLVVVTTASDFESGEMGLSKIPMVIEKIVPIFEETSF